In the Chromatiaceae bacterium genome, one interval contains:
- a CDS encoding ribonucleotide-diphosphate reductase subunit beta, with product MLNWDDPLQPAARRPDRRFGGQAEQSITPRPGTPDPRGSHTRESDRDDPRDEHRSANLAGVPVAPAGDEAQCIAEPDSEYDDGTGSGATGLESLERGAGRIRVDDKRIINCRADLNQLVPFKYEWAWKKYLDGCANHWMPQEINMHADIQLWRDPNGLTDDERTIIKRNLGFFSTADSLVANNLVLAVYRHITNPECRQYLLRQAFEEALHTHAYQYVVESLGLDEGEVFNMYREVPAVARKAEWALPFTQHLADPKFHTGTPENDQKLLRELVAFYVIFEGIFFYVGFTQILSMGRRNKMTGTAEQFQYILRDESMHMNFGIDVINQIKIENPHLWTDAFKADIVRMIRDAVQLEIQYAYDTMPRGILGLNAPMFEEYLQFIANRRCSQIGLAEQYSGATNPFPWMSELLDLKKEKNFFETRVTEYQTGGALNWE from the coding sequence ATGCTGAACTGGGACGATCCATTGCAGCCCGCGGCACGGCGACCCGACCGGCGATTCGGCGGACAGGCCGAACAAAGCATCACACCACGGCCTGGCACACCCGATCCTCGCGGCAGCCACACCCGCGAGTCCGATCGCGACGATCCGCGTGACGAACACCGCTCCGCGAACCTCGCCGGAGTCCCCGTCGCACCCGCCGGCGATGAAGCGCAGTGCATCGCCGAACCCGACAGTGAATATGACGACGGCACCGGATCGGGTGCGACCGGTCTCGAGTCGCTGGAAAGGGGCGCCGGCCGCATCCGGGTCGACGACAAGCGCATCATCAACTGCCGCGCCGATCTCAACCAGCTGGTACCGTTCAAGTATGAATGGGCCTGGAAGAAGTACCTGGACGGTTGTGCAAACCACTGGATGCCGCAAGAGATCAACATGCACGCAGACATCCAGCTGTGGCGCGACCCGAACGGGTTGACCGACGACGAGCGCACCATCATCAAGCGCAACCTGGGCTTTTTCTCGACCGCGGATTCGTTGGTCGCCAACAATCTGGTGCTGGCCGTCTATCGCCATATCACCAACCCGGAATGCCGCCAGTATCTGTTGCGCCAGGCCTTCGAAGAGGCGCTGCATACGCATGCCTACCAGTACGTGGTCGAATCGCTCGGCCTCGACGAGGGCGAGGTGTTCAACATGTACCGGGAGGTCCCAGCGGTGGCGCGCAAAGCGGAATGGGCGCTGCCGTTTACGCAGCACTTGGCCGACCCGAAATTCCATACCGGTACGCCGGAAAACGACCAGAAACTCCTGCGCGAACTGGTGGCCTTCTACGTGATCTTCGAAGGCATTTTCTTTTACGTCGGGTTCACCCAGATACTCAGCATGGGCCGGCGTAACAAGATGACCGGCACTGCGGAGCAGTTCCAATACATTCTGCGCGACGAATCGATGCACATGAACTTCGGCATCGACGTGATCAACCAGATAAAGATCGAGAATCCACACCTGTGGACGGACGCCTTCAAGGCGGACATCGTAAGGATGATCCGTGATGCCGTGCAGCTGGAGATTCAGTACGCCTACGACACCATGCCGCGCGGCATCCTCGGCCTGAACGCCCCGATGTTCGAGGAGTATCTGCAATTCATCGCCAACCGGCGATGTTCCCAGATCGGTCTCGCTGAACAGTATTCCGGCGCGACCAATCCCTTCCCCTGGATGTCGGAGTTACTGGATCTGAAGAAGGAAAAGAACTTTTTCGAGACGCGCGTCACCGAGTACCAGACCGGCGGCGCCCTGAATTGGGAATGA
- the folE gene encoding GTP cyclohydrolase I FolE yields the protein MQIDQIQSHYAGILEGIGEDPSREGLIKTPERAAKAMAYLCRGYNQDLNSVVNDAVFSTDNDDMVIVKDIELYSLCEHHVLPFIGRAHVAYLPRGKVIGLSKIARIVDMYARRLQIQENLTVQIADALSEVIQPAGVAVTIEAEHLCMKMRGVEKQNSTMKTSVMLGTFRESQATRMEYLQLIAD from the coding sequence ATGCAGATCGATCAAATTCAGTCCCACTACGCGGGGATCCTTGAAGGCATTGGAGAAGACCCGTCGCGCGAGGGCCTGATCAAGACGCCGGAGCGCGCGGCCAAGGCGATGGCCTATCTGTGCCGGGGCTACAATCAAGACCTCAATTCCGTCGTCAACGACGCCGTGTTCTCGACCGATAATGACGACATGGTGATCGTCAAGGATATCGAGCTGTATTCGCTGTGCGAGCACCATGTACTACCGTTCATCGGTCGCGCGCACGTCGCCTACCTACCCCGGGGCAAGGTGATTGGCCTTTCGAAAATCGCGCGGATTGTCGACATGTACGCGCGCCGCCTGCAGATCCAGGAGAATCTCACCGTGCAGATTGCCGACGCGCTCAGCGAGGTGATTCAGCCGGCAGGCGTGGCTGTTACGATCGAGGCGGAACACCTGTGCATGAAGATGCGCGGCGTCGAAAAACAGAACTCGACGATGAAGACATCGGTGATGCTCGGCACCTTCCGCGAATCCCAGGCGACACGCATGGAATACCTGCAGCTGATTGCGGATTGA
- a CDS encoding SprT-like domain-containing protein → MRRSDADFDRVGRHPLTVRIHRRVCELLLHAAPLCAAHRAPLPEPILRFDLTGQAAGQAVWRPGKVPVLRFNLVLAHRHTADFVERTVAHEVAHLVTAACFGATRPHGREWKAVMALFGIRDASRCHDYSLDESQVRRQRRWSYRCDCTDHLLSTTRHKRVEDNRARYQCRQCGSVLRREPTANP, encoded by the coding sequence ATGCGACGCAGCGACGCCGACTTCGACCGGGTCGGCCGGCACCCGTTGACCGTTCGGATACACCGGCGTGTCTGCGAACTGCTGCTCCATGCGGCGCCGCTGTGCGCGGCACACCGGGCACCCCTGCCCGAACCGATACTGCGCTTCGACCTTACCGGCCAGGCTGCCGGTCAAGCCGTCTGGCGACCGGGCAAGGTGCCCGTGCTGCGCTTCAACCTCGTGTTGGCGCATCGGCATACCGCCGATTTCGTCGAACGCACCGTTGCCCACGAAGTGGCTCACCTGGTCACCGCCGCCTGCTTCGGCGCGACGCGTCCGCATGGCCGAGAATGGAAGGCAGTGATGGCGCTGTTCGGCATCCGCGATGCTTCCCGCTGCCATGACTACAGCCTCGACGAATCCCAGGTGAGACGCCAACGTCGCTGGTCGTACCGTTGCGACTGCACCGATCATCTCTTGAGCACCACCCGACACAAACGCGTCGAGGACAATCGGGCACGTTATCAGTGTCGCCAGTGCGGCAGCGTTCTTCGACGAGAACCCACCGCGAACCCCTAG